The sequence GCCATCTTCTGTCCAAGTGTCGTAAGAACTTGCCACGGAGTCAGCAGATTGATAGCGACGGGCTGTCACTAGATAAACAATTAATCCAATCATAAAAAGGAATAATAGAATTCCTAGGGTTAAAAGCAATACATTCATTTCACTTGATCTTGAGTTGTTAACGGTATTGTTAACGATCTTAATCATTCAGATTGGTTGTTACTACCTCTCCACTACTGATAAATTTGTGAGGGTTGACCTTTTGCCGTGGCAATCACGCGATCGCGCCCCGAATACGGTAAAGCCCACTGATAATGACATTCTTTGGGATTCCCCCAGCACAAGTTTAAAATCAATTCTTCCCGCGTCGTTTCCACCTCTAGCCATTCTGTTGCTTCTACTCGTTCGGCAACGGTTGCTGTATCAATCGGTGTTGGGGGATCTGCGTCTGTCCAGAGATTTAAGTTCTGTGTTGCATTTTGCCAAAACTCAAAAATTCTCGGTTTCACTTGCTTTAAAGTCTCTTTATCTTGGGGAATGGCAATCAGTTGATTATGAAGTTCTGGACACTCCACTTCATAGCCATTAAATCGACACACCCGCCACACTAATCCTGAAACTTCGTGTTCCCGTTGATATTGATGAATTTGCGCTCGGAAATCGCGATAGGCAAATACTTTACTTAACTTCTCTGTACCAATTGCTTTCGCTAAAACGGGGTTATTGAGACGATCTGAAGAAGAAAATAAAACCCGTTTCCCTTGCCAGGTTGCCCGTAACTCTTGATCTAAAATCTCAATCAATTCTTCGGTGGTATAGCTCATAAGCAAGGTTTCCAGCGCGATCGCATTTATCCCAATTTAGCAAACGGGAAGGGAACTCTAATGAAAAATCCCCCACCACTGGGGTAGGGGATTTAAGGTTAACGCTTGTTACTCAAGCACAAGATGATTGTTACCACTCATTAACCAAACAATGAGGAAGTTGAGGCAATGAGGAAGGCAGCGTAAGTCAGGATGTAACCGACTGCGAAGTGAGCTAATCCAACTAAACGCGCTTGCACGATGGAGAGAGCAACGGGCTTGTCTTTCCAACGAACGAGGTTCGCCAGAGGAGTGCGCTCGTGTGCCCAAACGATGGTTTCAATCAATTCTTGCCAGTAACCGCGCCAAGAGATGAGGAACATGAAACCAGTTGCCCAAACGAGGTGTCCGAAGAGGAACATCCAAGCCCAGACGGAAAGGTTGTTCATGCCGTAGGTGTTGTAACCGTTGATTAACTGAGCAGAGTTGAGCCACAGGTAATCACGAAGCCAACCCATGAGATACGTGGAGGATTCGTTGAACTGAGCAACGTTTCCTTGCCAGATGCCGAGATGTTTCCAGTGCCAGTAGAAGGTAATCCAACCAATGGTGTTTAACATCCAGAAGACGGCGAGGTAGAAGGCATCCCAAGCGGAGATGTCGCAAGTACCGCCCCGACCCGGACCGTCACAGGGGAAGCTGTAACCGAAGTCTTTTTTGTCGGGCATGAGTTTAGAGCCACGGGCATCCAAAGCACCTTTGACCAGAATTAAGGTGGTGGTGTGGAGTCCGAGCGCGATCGCGTGGTGAACTAAGAAGTCTCCAGGTCCAATAGTGAGGAATAAGGAGTTATCGCCACTGTTGATCGCATCGAGCCAACCTGGTAACCAAGCAGCACCAGCATTAGAAGCAACACTGTCTGCATTAGAGAGCAGTGCATCCATGCCATAGAGGGCTTTACCGTGTGCGCTTTGCACAAACTGGGCAAACACAGGCTCAATGAGAATTTGTTTCTCAGGGGTACCAAAGGCAACTACAACGTCGTTGTGAACGTAGAGTCCTAAGGTGTGGAATCCTAAGAAGAGGGAAACCCAGCTTAAGTGGGAGATAATCGCCTCTTTATGTTGGAGAACGCGATCAAGCACGTTTCCTTTATTTTGTTCGGGATCGTAGTCACGGATTAAGAAGATTGCCCCGTGAGCAAACGCACCGACCATAATGAAACCTGCAATGTACTGGTGGTGGGTATAAAGGGCAGCTTGAGTGGTGTAATCCCGCGCAATAAAGGCATAAGGCGGTAGGGAATACATATGCTGCGCCACCAGGGAAGTAACGGTTCCTAACGCAGCCAGGGCAAGGGCAAGCTGGAAGTGTAAGGAGTTATTAAGAGTGTCATAGAGTCCTTGGTGAGGCAGGTTAAACTGACCTTCGCTTTGACCACCGATTAAACCTTTTTTGGAATCGAGCATTTCGCGGATGCTGTGACCGATACCAAAGTTGGTGCGATACATATGACCGGCAATGATGAAAATTACCGCGATCGCGAGGTGGTGGTGCGCCATATCGGTTAACCACAGAGATTCCGTTTGAGGATGGAAACCACCGAGGAAGGTTAAGATTGCAGATCCTGCACCTTCAGACGTGCCAAAGATGTGGTTAGCAGTATCAGGATTTTGGGCATAAACACCCCAGTTACCGCTAAAGAAAGGTCCTAAACCAGCTGGGTGAGGCTTCACCGAGAGGAAGTTATCCCAACCGACGTGCTGACCACGAGACTCAGGAATTGCCACGTGAACCAAGTGACCCGCCCAAGCCAGAGAACTTACGCCAAATAAACCCGCTAAGTGGTGGTTGAGGCGATGTTCAGCACTCTTGAACCAAGAGAGACTGGGACGGAATTTCGGTTGGAGATGAAGCCAGCCAGCGAATAAGAACACAGCCGAGAGTAATAATAAGAAGACTGCGCCTTGGTATAGATCGCCGTTGGTGGTCATCCCAATGGTGTAGAACCAGTGATAAACACCAGAGTAAGCAATATTCACTGGGTTAGAAGCGCCGGCTTGCGTGAAAGCATCAACTGCAGCTTCACCGAAGTGAGGGTCCCAAATTGCGTGAGCAATCGGACTTACGTTTAAGGGGTCTTTAATCCACTGTTCAAAATTACCTTGCCAAGCAACGTGGAATAAGGTGCCGGAAGTCCAGAGAAAGATAATGGCGATGTGACCAAAGTGAGAAGCAAAAATCTTTTGATAAAGATTCTCCTCAGTCATGCCATCATGGCTTTCAAAGTCATGAGCCGTAGCAATCCCGTACCAAATCCGACGTGTTGTTGGATCTTGAGCAAGGTCTTGGCTAAATTTTGGAAATTTGGTTGCCATAGCCTTTTTTGGAAATCCTCTTTGCAGATGAATGAGTAAATAAGTTTAGTTGAAACTCATTTTGGGTTTGGGAGAGCTAACCCCGAGAACGATCGTTTTAAGGGTCAGCCCTCAGTTGGTTTACTGATTTTTAAACCAGTGTTACCGCTTTTAAGGGAAACCGTCAACTGACGGCAATAATTCTCGCTAAGAAGAACGCCCAAGTGGTAACAATTCCTCCTAGCAAGTAGTGAGCAACGCCCACCGCACGTCCTTGCACAATGCTAAGCGCACGGGGTTGAATCGCAGGAGCAACTTTCAGTTTGTTGTGAGCCCAGACAATTGACTCAATTAATTCTTGCCAATAGCCACGACCACTGAACAAGAACATCAAGCTAAATGCCCAGATAAAGTGCGCTCCGAGGAACAGTAGTCCATAAGCAGACAGTGCCGAACCATAGGAGTTAATGACGTTAGCTGCTTGTCCCCACAGGAAGTCGCGGAGCCAGCCATTAATGGTAATCGCACTAGTCGCAAAGTTACCAGAGGTAATGTGAGATACCGTGCCATCTGGAGAAACCGTTCCCCAAACATCCGACTGCATCTTCCAGCTAAAGTGGAAAATCACAATCGAGAGGGAGTTATACATCCAGAATAAGCCGAGGAATACATGGTCCCAACCAGAAACTTGGCAAGTCCCACCGCGACCTGGACCATCGCAAGGGAAGCGGAATCCGAGTTCAGATTTATCGGGGATCAAGCGGGAGTTACGCGCATATAATACCCCTTTCAGGAGAATCAGAACGGTAACGTGAATGGTAAAGGCATGGATGTGATGGACCATGAAATCGGCTGTGCCAAGCTCAATGGGCATCATGGCAACTTTACCGCCAACTGCTACAACATCGCCACCAAAGGCATAACTTGCAGGCTCGATCGCGTTGGGAGCAGTGCCACCCGGTGCGATGGTATGAAGATTTTGAACCCACTGTGCGAAAATCGGTTGCAGTTGAATCGCATTATCGGAGAACATATCCTGCGGACGACCCAACGCACGCATGGTGTCGTTGTGGACATAAAGTCCAAAGCTATGGAAGCCGAGGAAAATGCAAACCCAGTTTAAGTGAGAAATGAGTGCGTCCCGTTGACGTAATACCCGATCCAGTAAGTTATTAACATTCTTCGCTGGATCGTAGTCTCTGACCATGAAGATTGCACCGTGTGCACCAGCACCCACAATTAAGAAGGCCCCAATCCACATATGGTGAGTAAATAGAGACAATTGGGTCGGATAATCCGTCGCCAAATAGGGATAGGGAGGCATCGCATACATATGCTGCGCCACAATAATCGTGACCGAACCGAGCATTGCTAAGTTGATTGCTAACTGAGCGTGCCAGGAAGTGGTCAGGATTTCATAAAGACCTTTGTGTCCTTCACCGGTTAAGGGGCCTTTATGCGCTTCTAAGATTTCTTTAATGCTGTGACCAATGCGCCAGTTGGTGCGGTACATATGACCCGCAATAATAAACAGAACCGCGAGGGCTAAGTGATGGTGTGCGGTGTCAGATAACCAGAGACCACCAGTGGTCGGGTTCAACCCACCTTTGAAGGTCAAGAAGTCAGCATATTCTCCCCAGTTGAGGGTAAAGAAGGGTTTTAAACCTTGCTCAAAACTGGGATAGAGTTCTGCCATCAAACTCCGATCCAAAATAAATTGGTGGGGTAACGGGATATCCTCAGCAGCCACTCCCGAGTTCAGGAGTTTATTCACGGGTAAAGAAACGTGAATTTGGTGACCAGCCCAGGATAAACAGCCTAACCCAAGTAAACCAGCGAGGTGGTGGTTCAGCATGGACTCCACATTCTGGAACCATTCCAGTTTCGGAGCACGTTTGTGATAGTGGAACCACCCAGCAAAGATCATCAGCCCTGCCATGACTAATGCACCAATCGCGGTGCAATAGAGTTGGAAGCTGTTGGTGAAACCCGACGCTCGCCAGAGGTAGAAGAACCCAGACGTAATCTGAATTCCTTGGAAGCCACCGCCGACATCTGCGTTCAAGATTTCTTGACCAACAATGGGCCAAACGACTTGGGCGCTCGGTTTGATATTGGTGGGATCGCCTAACCAAGCCTCATAGTTGGAGAAGCGAGCACCGTGAAAATACATTCCACTGAGCCAAACGAAGATGATGGCTAAGTGACCGAAGTGCGCACTAAAAATTTTGCGCGAAATATCTTCTAAATTGCCTTGACTATCAAAGTCGTGTGCGTCTGCGTGTAAATTCCAAATCCAAGTTGTGGTTTTGGGTCCTTTGGACAGGGAGCGGTCAAAGTGTCCAGGCTTACCCCACTTCTCGAAAGAAGTTGGAACTGGATCTTTATCCACTGCTACCCTGACCTTTTCCTCATTTTCCGGAGGACTAATTGTCATAGGGGGTCTCCTCTCTAGACAGTTTTAACTGTTATTCCCGTGATTGGGAATGAACCGTTAAAGAACAATCATTTCGTAAATTTATGATCACTATTGTTGTCTTTCGATACAACAAATTGATCCCTTTTTACGGTTCACTGCTGTACCTTACTTGTAAATAATAGAGGGTGGTTTCGACAACTGTTGACACTCCTTAACAATACTTAAAGACTTGAGAAAACTTGCTGAAATAACCACTGTGCCTTTTTTATGTCTTTCCAAAAGTCAAGGCAAGATTCTTTATTTGTTACAAACTGCAATAATAAATTAATATTTATGTTAGTTATATGTCTTTTGTTATTTGTTATTTGTCCTTCGTTCTTTGGTAACTGGTCAATGAGAACACAGGTGGTTAGCATTTGACTCAGAGTAACTTTAACTGCTCCTTGGTACTGTTTTGAGCAGTATCTTCCTCAGCTTGTCCCGCGAGGAGTTGTTCTGCTGCTTCTAGCATCTCCTCTGACATCTCTTGCAGATCTTCCCGATTCCCTAAATAGGTTTTGAGGGCGCTCATGGGATCTAAACTGACTTGTTCCCCAAATTCAGGGACGCGAGGACGGGCTAGCTGACTGACTAATTCGGGTGAAATCGTATAGCTGTGGGCAAAATTGAGAGCTTTTTGTAGGCTGCGGGTTTCAATTTTGTCCAGTTGTTCTGAACGGAGCTTATATTTGAGGCGGACAACAGCATCAGGGATTTTTTTCCGCGCGATCGCGCCCATAATTGCTTCCTGCGGGTCTTCTTTTTCCGTCACATCCACCTCAATCGTTAAAAACGGACGCACGGGTAACGGACAAAACTCCCACTGGGGATTCCCTTTTTCTAAATGAAGTAAGACATAGCCCTTCTCTTCCTTCTCCTCACTAAAATCAACCCGTTCAATGCTTCCAGGATAAATCACTGGCGGTTGTCCCTTCGGATTTAGATTTTGATGGCGATGAACATGACCCAAAGCAACATAATCAAATTCGGGGCGAATCAAAAACGACATCGGAATCGTAAACCCTTTTCCCACCGCTAAAAATCGTTCCGCACCCAGTTCCGCCCGTTCCGCCATTAAATGCGCTAATAATATCGTTGGTTGGTTAGGATCAAGCCGTCTAATTTCTGCTTCTAGGATCGGCTGTAATTTTTTCAAGAGTAATTGATTCACATCTGCTAAGGATAGCCCTTCTGTTTCAGGGCGGGTCAATAAAGCAGAATGAGTTAACCAAGGAAGCGTCATCACTTGAACATCTCCCTTGGCG comes from Halothece sp. PCC 7418 and encodes:
- the psaB gene encoding photosystem I core protein PsaB gives rise to the protein MATKFPKFSQDLAQDPTTRRIWYGIATAHDFESHDGMTEENLYQKIFASHFGHIAIIFLWTSGTLFHVAWQGNFEQWIKDPLNVSPIAHAIWDPHFGEAAVDAFTQAGASNPVNIAYSGVYHWFYTIGMTTNGDLYQGAVFLLLLSAVFLFAGWLHLQPKFRPSLSWFKSAEHRLNHHLAGLFGVSSLAWAGHLVHVAIPESRGQHVGWDNFLSVKPHPAGLGPFFSGNWGVYAQNPDTANHIFGTSEGAGSAILTFLGGFHPQTESLWLTDMAHHHLAIAVIFIIAGHMYRTNFGIGHSIREMLDSKKGLIGGQSEGQFNLPHQGLYDTLNNSLHFQLALALAALGTVTSLVAQHMYSLPPYAFIARDYTTQAALYTHHQYIAGFIMVGAFAHGAIFLIRDYDPEQNKGNVLDRVLQHKEAIISHLSWVSLFLGFHTLGLYVHNDVVVAFGTPEKQILIEPVFAQFVQSAHGKALYGMDALLSNADSVASNAGAAWLPGWLDAINSGDNSLFLTIGPGDFLVHHAIALGLHTTTLILVKGALDARGSKLMPDKKDFGYSFPCDGPGRGGTCDISAWDAFYLAVFWMLNTIGWITFYWHWKHLGIWQGNVAQFNESSTYLMGWLRDYLWLNSAQLINGYNTYGMNNLSVWAWMFLFGHLVWATGFMFLISWRGYWQELIETIVWAHERTPLANLVRWKDKPVALSIVQARLVGLAHFAVGYILTYAAFLIASTSSLFG
- the psaA gene encoding photosystem I core protein PsaA, translated to MTISPPENEEKVRVAVDKDPVPTSFEKWGKPGHFDRSLSKGPKTTTWIWNLHADAHDFDSQGNLEDISRKIFSAHFGHLAIIFVWLSGMYFHGARFSNYEAWLGDPTNIKPSAQVVWPIVGQEILNADVGGGFQGIQITSGFFYLWRASGFTNSFQLYCTAIGALVMAGLMIFAGWFHYHKRAPKLEWFQNVESMLNHHLAGLLGLGCLSWAGHQIHVSLPVNKLLNSGVAAEDIPLPHQFILDRSLMAELYPSFEQGLKPFFTLNWGEYADFLTFKGGLNPTTGGLWLSDTAHHHLALAVLFIIAGHMYRTNWRIGHSIKEILEAHKGPLTGEGHKGLYEILTTSWHAQLAINLAMLGSVTIIVAQHMYAMPPYPYLATDYPTQLSLFTHHMWIGAFLIVGAGAHGAIFMVRDYDPAKNVNNLLDRVLRQRDALISHLNWVCIFLGFHSFGLYVHNDTMRALGRPQDMFSDNAIQLQPIFAQWVQNLHTIAPGGTAPNAIEPASYAFGGDVVAVGGKVAMMPIELGTADFMVHHIHAFTIHVTVLILLKGVLYARNSRLIPDKSELGFRFPCDGPGRGGTCQVSGWDHVFLGLFWMYNSLSIVIFHFSWKMQSDVWGTVSPDGTVSHITSGNFATSAITINGWLRDFLWGQAANVINSYGSALSAYGLLFLGAHFIWAFSLMFLFSGRGYWQELIESIVWAHNKLKVAPAIQPRALSIVQGRAVGVAHYLLGGIVTTWAFFLARIIAVS
- the sbcD gene encoding exonuclease subunit SbcD produces the protein MIKILHVSDLHIGSGLSHGRTNPKTGLNTRLEDFRNSLRTCIDRALAEPVDLVLFGGDAFPDATPPPYIQETFASEFRRLVAAEIPTILLVGNHDQHSQGKGGASLSIYRTLGVPGFIVGDKIETHRIPTAKGDVQVMTLPWLTHSALLTRPETEGLSLADVNQLLLKKLQPILEAEIRRLDPNQPTILLAHLMAERAELGAERFLAVGKGFTIPMSFLIRPEFDYVALGHVHRHQNLNPKGQPPVIYPGSIERVDFSEEKEEKGYVLLHLEKGNPQWEFCPLPVRPFLTIEVDVTEKEDPQEAIMGAIARKKIPDAVVRLKYKLRSEQLDKIETRSLQKALNFAHSYTISPELVSQLARPRVPEFGEQVSLDPMSALKTYLGNREDLQEMSEEMLEAAEQLLAGQAEEDTAQNSTKEQLKLL